Genomic DNA from Sporomusaceae bacterium FL31:
TTAGCCACAACTTTTTAATAAGCTAAGAAGATTGCCTCACCGCCACGCAGAAAAATAAGCATTATCATGCCATGCATCTGGCCTCACCTGCATCCATAAAAATTCAGCAAAATTGCAGCCGATTGACTTCACTGCGTCCAGTCATCTATATTAAAATAGCCTGTCCATATTTATTGACATGGCATTTACCTTATGTTAGAATATTTGTTTATTTGATTTTTCGTTACATTTAGTGTATAATGAAACACATACAAGTTAGGGGGTAACTACATGTTTCAGATAGGTGACAAGATTTTTTATCCCATGCAAGGCGGTTGTATCATTCTCGCGATTGAAGAACGAGAAATTTTGGGTGAAACTCAACTTTACTACATGATGAACATTGTTCACAGAAACATGCAAGTATCGATCCCTGTAGATAAAATTGACCAATTAGGAATTCGCCCTATTGTCAATTCAGACGAACTTGAGAATGTACTGACTACTTTCCATGATGGAGAAACTGATACATCCTGTAGAGACAACCAGCGCTATCGCCGCGACATCATCAAACTAAAAAGTGGTGATATTTACGAAGGCGCAGAAGTCATTCGCGATCTGATTCGAATCAGCAATAAAAAGAAGCTGGGTATCACTGACAAGAATATGTTGGATAATGCCCGTCAAATTCTGATCAGCGAAGTGGTGTTGGTAAAGGGGATTCCGCTAGAGCAAGCCTCTGACCTCTTAGACCAAGTCATCAATGTCCAGTAAACTGAAAGCAGTATCCTTAGATGCATTGATGCTAGGGATTACTGCTTTATTTTTTACCTTGGCAGCATAAACCCCACCAAGCCAGAATATACTGCATAAGAAGCTGCTAGCGCAATTATTCTGTCATTCTAAGAAGGATTTGCCAAAATAACAGCGTATTATTACCTATAAGTAAATATCTTTCTAATGCAGCCATGAAGGCTTGTTAGTGACTACGAAGGTCATGCTCCAAGAACACTTGGGGTTTTTCTTGCGTGGTCGCTTTTTTATTCTTGCATGTTTAAGGACGGCCAGCTAAACAAAGCACGATACTAGATAAACTATACATATTGAGGAGTGATGTTTTATGCATATGGCGGATGCACTGATTTCGCCAGTGATTGGTGGAACGATGTGGGCAGCAACAGCAGGCTTGGTTTCTTATGCTGCTAAAAAAGTCCAACAAGACATTGATGAACAGAAGGTCCCTTTGATGGGTGTGTTAGGAGCTTTCGTTTTTGCAGCCCAAATGATTAATTTCACTATTCCGGGAACCGGGTCGAGTGGTCATATTGGCGGCGGTGTATTGCTTGCCATTCTACTTGGACCACATGCTGCTTTTTTGACCATTGCTTCTATTCTTACAGTGCAGTCTTTATTCTTTGCTGACGGCGGCCTGCTGGCACTTGGCAGCAATATTTTCAACATGGGCTTTATCCCTTGCTATCTTGCTTATCCATTTATTTATAAACCACTAACAAAAAGTAATCCTTCACAAAGGAAAATTATGTTAGGTTCAGTACTCGCAGCAGTTGTCGGACTTCAGCTAGGAGCGTTTGGGGTAGTACTGGAGACTTTGTTTTCAGGAATTTCAGAACTGCCGTTCTCCACTTTTGCCCTTCTCATGCAGCCGATTCATTTGGCTATCGGATTTGTAGAAGGGTTAATTACCGCTGCGGTCGTTACCTTCGTCTACCATGCAGCACCAGAAATTCTCCAGAAAACGGCTTTAACACAGCCTTTGGGATCAACCCCCATGAAAAACGTACTGGTCGTATTATTTATATTGGCGTTGTTTACAGGAGGCGCACTTTCCTGGTTTGCTTCCACAAACCCAGATGGACTCGAATGGTCGATTTTTGAAGTCAGCGGTGAAGAGGAACTGCAGGCAAGTGATGAAGTCCATGAATTCTTTGCCCAATTACAAGAAAAAATCGCCTTCCTTCCTGATTACAACTTTAAACAGGAAACTCCAGCTGCTCAGCCGGCAGCAACCGAACCCGCCTCAGACAAATCAACGGCTTGGCCAGCGGTTGATGCCGGAACATCAGTGGCTGGCTTAGTCGGTTCTCTGATCACTCTGTTACTGGCTTTATTTATTGGCAAAGGCTTGCAGGTGGCAGCAAGGCGTTAGTAGAAATTAAGAGATGCGACTTAGTCGTATCTCTTAATTTTTGTCTAAACCGCTCAAAGCACATGATTGAAAGAGGAAGATTATGCTAAAACTCGAATCAAATTGGCTTGATTTACGTACATTGGATGAACTTGCGCTGCAAAAGACCTTTATTCACAAATTAAATGCCTGCACCAAGCTATATACAACACTAATTTTTGTGGTAATTGTTACATCATTCTCGAAGTATGAAGTTACCGGCCTCATTCCTCTATTTTTCTACCCGGTTGCACTGATATCCCTAGGCAATCTGCCTATTCACTATTTATGTAAGCGGCTCCTGATGATCGCTCCGTTTATTATTGTTATTGGTTTATTTAATCCCCTATTTGATCATGTTCCGGTCACAGCTGTTGGTTCGCTTATGGTCACAGGCGGCTGGCTGTCATTTGTAGGAATTACGCTTAAATTAATGTTAACCATAACAGCTGCGTTACTGTTAGTTGCAACCACCGGGATCAATTCCATTTGCACAGCCCTGAGCAAGCTTGGTGCTCCTAAGCCCATTGTAATTCAAATATTGTTTATGTATCGCTATATCCATGTACTGCTTGAAGAATTTCTAACAACCCTTCAAGCCTATCATCAACGTTCTTTTCAAAATAATGGTGTTCATTATAAAGCCTGGGGCTCATTGCTGGGTCAGTTGCTGCTGAGAACAATGGCCAGGGCACAACGGATTTATCAAGCCATGCTATGCCGTGGCTACGATGGGCACATCGGAATATCGACAGCTATGGTTTGGACTACTCAAGATAAGCTGTTTCTTTTCTTTTGGCCAGTATTCTTTCTATTCTGTCGTTTTGTCAATATCCCGCAGGCTTTAGGAAAGCTGCTGACAGGAGGATTTTAATGAGTCACCATACCATTGATATTACAGATGTTGTCTATACCTACCCTGATGGCACGGATGCCTTAAGAAAGCTAACGCTCCACATTGGCCATGGTGAATCAGTCGCCATTGTCGGCTCCAACGGCTCCGGCAAAACCACCCTGCTCTCCCACTTAAGTGGAGTGTTATTCCCGACATCGGGGACTGTCAATATTGGCGGCTACCCAATTATTAAGCAGACCCTGCCGCAAATCAGACGTACGGTTGGTATGGTATTCCAACATCCTGATGACCAATTATTTATGCCAACCGTTTATGACGATGTGGCTTTTGGACCAATCAATATGGGCTTGCCGACAGAAACTGTTAACAAGCGAGTGATAGCCGCATTGACAACAGTGGGTGCGCTGGAACTAAAAGATCGCCCTCCTTATCGCCTTTCAGGAGGCCAAAAACGAGCTGTAGCCATAGCTACTGTTTTGGCCATGGAGCCTGACATTCTAGTGATGGATGAACCAACAGCAGCTTTGGACCCATTTGCCCGCCGCCAGCTTATTCATCTTTTGCACACATTTACTCATACCAAAATTATTGCTACACACGATTTGGATATGGCTCTCGATTTATGCACGCGCACCATTATCTTACATAACGGTACTGTTCTTGCGGATGGTGCAACGGTTGAAATTTTTCGTAATAAACCATTATTGGAGCAAGCACGTCTGGAACAGCCGCTATCCCTACAAAAATGCCCGATTTGTTCGCTTAAGCCTGAGTAAAGAATTCTCACGCATGCCCGAACTATCCCCAAAGCAAAAGCAGGCTAATCCTTATAGGATTAGCCTGCTTTTGCAAGTCAGCACTGCACACAGATTTACAAACTATCGTCCAAATGCTTGCCGGAGATCAGCAATAATATCATCGGAATGTTCAATCCCCACTGACAGGCGAATTAAACTTGGGGTAATGCCCATTTGCAGCTTCCGTTCTTTTGGAACTGAGCCGTGAGACATCTTATCCGATAGGTTGATCAAAGATTCAACGCCGCCAAGACTATCGGCCAATACGCACAAGCTCAATTTTGCTAAAATGCTATGAGCAAGCTCAGCATCGCCGACATCAAAGGAAATCACATTCCCGGCTCCATCTGCCTGGCTATAGTGAAGCTGATAACCAGGATGATTCTCAAACCCGAGATAATAGACTTGCTTAACCTCGGGTTGATCTCTCAGCCAGGCAGCAACAGCAAGAGCGTTCTGCGCTTGCCGGTCCATCCGTACACCCAGCGTTTTCAGCCCGCGCAATAACAGCCATGAATCAAATGGCCCCAATACACCGCCGGTCGAATTTTGGATAAAGTGCAGCTCCTCTGCCAGTTGATCGGTTTTAGCAACCACTATACCAGCCAGAACATCGGAATGCCCGCCAATAAATTTAGTGGCACTGTGAACTACGATATCAACCCCTAGCGTCAATGGCCGCTGCAAATAAGGCGACATAAAGGTATTATCCGCTACAGTTAGTAATCCATGCTGCTGTGCCAGGGCTACAACAGCACGAATATCAGTTACCATAAGAGTAGGATTTGAGGGCGTTTCAATCATTAATGCCTTAGTATTAGGTCGTATGGCTGACGCAATATCGCTAAGGTTTGTAAAGTCCACATAGTCCACTGTCAAATCAAACCGGCTGAATATTTTATCCAACACACGTGATGTCCCGCCATATAAGTCACGGCTTGCTACAATATGATCACCACTGCGAAACAGATGAAATACGGCAGTTAAAGCAGCCATCCCTGAACCAAAAGCAAAAGCTGCTGCCCCGGATTCCAATAGGGCAATCTGCGCTTCTAAAGTATATCTGGTTGGATTAGCGCCGCGTGAATATTGATAACCACCCTCCTGTCCGACAGTATGCTGTCGAAAGGTAGAAACCTGATAAATCGGCGTGCTGACCGAGCCGGTAGCGTCCTCCTCTGCTCCATGGATCAACAATGTTTCCTTGCGCATAGGTTATCCCTCCATAAAAAAGCGCGGCAAGCTGTTATTCCTGCCGCACCGAATGTTTATTACTTGAACCGATTTAACGTGCAAACTGGGTTGTGAAAGCCTGAATACGCGGATTGGCTGAGTTAAATACTTGCTGCGCGGTACCAGTTTCCACAATGGAGCCACCATCCATAAATACCACCTGATGGGCAACTTCTCTGGCAAACCCCATCTCATGAGTAACCACAATCATGGTAACGCCTTCTTGAACAAGTTTCTTTAATGCTGCAAGTACATCACATACCAGTTCAGGGTCTAATGCGGAAGTGGGTTCATCCAGCAAGAGAACCTCCGGCTCCATAGCCATAGCACGCGCTATCGCGACCCGCTGCTTCTGACCGCCTGAAAGCTGCCCCGGATAGGCCGATTCCTTCTCTTCCAGCCCCATCTTTTTTAACCAGTAACGTGCTGTCGCTGCCGCCTGCTGCTTGGGTACATTTTTAACAATGACCGGTCCCTCCATAATATTCTCCAGCACAGTCATGTGTGGGAAGAGATTAAACTGCTGAAAGACCATGCTAGTGCGCTGGCGTAGTTGACGAATCATCTTTTTATCATGGCCAAGCGCTGCAACTTCAATTGTAAAATCTCCTACTCGAATCACTCCGGCATTCGGTTCTTCCAAGTAGTTTAAGCAGCGCAGCAATGTAGTTTTGCCCGAACCACTGGGTCCGATAATAGCGCAAACATTCCCGGTTTGGACAGTAAGATGAATATCATTTAACACATTTGTTTTACCAAATTTTTTATATAAACCTGCGACTTCAATCATGACGATCCTCCCGGTATACGCAGTTTGCGCTCAAGCCATTCCTGCACCAACCCCATCACAAGCACTAAAACCCAATAAAATAAGGCCAAAGTTACAAAGTACGGCATAAATACAAACTGGGCTGAGCTTTGTTCTTCGACTTGTCTGGTTAATTCCGGTACTGTCACTACTGAGGCCAAAGATGACGACTTGAGCACATCAATCAAACAATTCCACAATGGCGGAATAGCAATACGGGCTGCCTGCGGCAGCACGATTCGCCGCAATGCCTGCGAATAGGTCATACCGAGAGATAATGCAGCCTCCCATTGTCCGGTACTAATCGAGATAATGGTGGCACGGAATATTTCGGAAATATAGGCGCCAAAATGTAAAATCAGACCAATAAGCGCAGCCGGAAACGGATCAAGAATGATATTAAATGAAGTTAATCCGAAATATAACATCAGCAGTTGAACTAACAATGGAGTTCCCCGGAAAAATGAAACATAAAGTTGAGCCAACTGCGTCAGACCCTTAATGTTAGCTACCCGCACCACTGCGACTAATAGCCCAACAATCACTGCTCCTACCATTGCCAGCACACTTAAATAAACAGTTACAAAAGTGCCTTGCAGCAGTACAGGAAAGGAATCAAATACAATGCCCCATTCCCTACTTACTAACATCTTCCCCAAACCATTTTTGCGCTATCTTCACATAAGTACCATCCGATTGAATCTCTTTCAGCGCTTTATTTACTTCAGCAATTAATTCAGGTGAGCCTTTCCGGAATGCAAATGCCATTTTTGATTCATCAAAGGTTTTTCCGGCAGTTTTTATATTCTGATTAGGATTCTTCAGTAAGTACTCAGCGACAAATAAGCGGTCATTGACCGATGCCTCAATCCGTCCATTCGCGACATCCGCGAATATTTCATTCGCTCCTTTGTAATGTTGAACTTCAGCACCTGCTTTTTTAGCAATTTCTTCCCAATTGCTGCCTTGAGTAACCCCTACCTTGCGGCCTTTTAAATCTTCAATTCCATGAATATTGCTGTTATTCTTATTCACGATGATTTGCGCACCCGATACGGTGTAGGGGGTAGAAAAATCATACTTTTGTAACCGGGTTTCATTAATGCTAACCTGATTGGCAATCACATCAAAACGCTCGGAATCCAACCCAGTAAACATTGCTTTCCACTCTGTGGGAACAAACTCAGCTTTTACCCCAATTCGTTTTGCAACTTCATTGATAATATCAACATCAAAGCCTTGCAATTCACCTTTTTCATTTTTAAACGTAAATGGTGGATAGGTTCCCTCTGTACCTACTTTGATCGTACCGCGTTGTTTAACTGTCTCCAATAAATTAGCTGACTTAACCTCTTCTTTCTTGGTGGCTGTTTGTTGTGAACCGCAGCCCACAGTAAACAGTGTCATTAAGAAAACTACCAGTAATGCAAATATTGTCTTTTTCATGTAAAAATTTCTCCCCTTTTTATTGATTCCATAAATTGGTAAACGACTCATATCAATGCCAGGGACCACTCCCATTCCCTAAAAATTCATACCTTAAAATCACTGAGAATACGAGGACAAAACAAAAAGGCAAACTCATCTCCTAAAGATAAGCTTGCCTCTGGTTTTCCAGTGAGCAAATACATTTTTGCATTCTGTCTTTTTTGTAATTTTAACATAATTTAGGAAGAGCGTCTATATTTTATTTTTCCTGCGACAGACCATTTCGCAATATTCATCACCTTCAAGAACATTCTTTAATGTAACCAAGTTGCTATCCGGGTGAAATCCCTGATATTTGGCTTGATCAATAGTACAATACAGCCTGCCAAACTCAGCAAAATCTTTTTCCTTCCAGACCTCAGCAAATGGGCAATAGGTAATTTTTATATGGGTAGGATTTTCACCAGGCTCTACTTGCTGAACCTTCCAGCCCAAAGCCGGCAAATCGGGTACCTTGCTATAATTTTCTGGAAGATGTTCATACCCAGCATCCACGACTTTTTCTTTTTGTTCACTGCCGCGCTCTGTTCCTAAAGCTTTAATAGCCTGCTGAATAATCTGTTTGGCCTGCTCAGTCCCCACTGATTCAATGAGCTGACAACTGATATGATAATAGAGTGTTGCCATCATCCGGCCCATTTGCCGCACTTGATTGGTGGCGGCTTCTTTTGAAATTAGTTCTTGCTCCATCTGCATCATACTCCTCTCAAGTCCATGTTCGTATCATGATCATTTGTTATGCTTATTGTAACATAAACTAAGGACAGCAAAATCACAAGGATTTTACAGTCTGCCGTGGAATGATAGATTAATAATAGATTCGGTTTGGGCAGACATAAGGAGGCGGCAGCCATTAGAAAGATCATGATTTTTTCCGGGCAGTTGTTCATACTCTGGATGGTTTACTGGTTAGGAAACCAGATCGTACAATGGGCAAAAATTCCGGTTCCCGGCACAGTGGTTGGCATGATCTTACTTTTCGTGCTATTATCGGCCGGCATTGTCAAACTGGAATATGTGCAAGTGGCTACAGATTTCTTACTAAAGCACATGCTGTTCTTTTTTGTTCCCATTGCAGTTGGCCTGATGAATTGGGGCGGCTTGTTTTGGAATAATGGCTTGATCCTTGCGGCAGCAATTGTCTTTAGCGCTCTTGTTCCTTTCTTTGCCGTTGGGCACCTCGGACAAAAACTGAGCAGGAGTAAGAAAGTATGAATCTTATTGTTCTATTTACGATCGCCATCACAGTAGCAGCTTATTTGATCGGCCGCTCACTTTTTCTGCGCTTTAATCACCCCTTAGCCAACGTTGTCCTAGTGAGTACTTTGCTCGTGATTACCGCTTTGGTATCTGCCGGTTTGCCGCATGCAGCCTATTT
This window encodes:
- a CDS encoding CarD family transcriptional regulator encodes the protein MFQIGDKIFYPMQGGCIILAIEEREILGETQLYYMMNIVHRNMQVSIPVDKIDQLGIRPIVNSDELENVLTTFHDGETDTSCRDNQRYRRDIIKLKSGDIYEGAEVIRDLIRISNKKKLGITDKNMLDNARQILISEVVLVKGIPLEQASDLLDQVINVQ
- a CDS encoding cobalt transporter CbiM; this translates as MHMADALISPVIGGTMWAATAGLVSYAAKKVQQDIDEQKVPLMGVLGAFVFAAQMINFTIPGTGSSGHIGGGVLLAILLGPHAAFLTIASILTVQSLFFADGGLLALGSNIFNMGFIPCYLAYPFIYKPLTKSNPSQRKIMLGSVLAAVVGLQLGAFGVVLETLFSGISELPFSTFALLMQPIHLAIGFVEGLITAAVVTFVYHAAPEILQKTALTQPLGSTPMKNVLVVLFILALFTGGALSWFASTNPDGLEWSIFEVSGEEELQASDEVHEFFAQLQEKIAFLPDYNFKQETPAAQPAATEPASDKSTAWPAVDAGTSVAGLVGSLITLLLALFIGKGLQVAARR
- a CDS encoding cobalt ECF transporter T component CbiQ; its protein translation is MLKLESNWLDLRTLDELALQKTFIHKLNACTKLYTTLIFVVIVTSFSKYEVTGLIPLFFYPVALISLGNLPIHYLCKRLLMIAPFIIVIGLFNPLFDHVPVTAVGSLMVTGGWLSFVGITLKLMLTITAALLLVATTGINSICTALSKLGAPKPIVIQILFMYRYIHVLLEEFLTTLQAYHQRSFQNNGVHYKAWGSLLGQLLLRTMARAQRIYQAMLCRGYDGHIGISTAMVWTTQDKLFLFFWPVFFLFCRFVNIPQALGKLLTGGF
- a CDS encoding energy-coupling factor ABC transporter ATP-binding protein, translating into MSHHTIDITDVVYTYPDGTDALRKLTLHIGHGESVAIVGSNGSGKTTLLSHLSGVLFPTSGTVNIGGYPIIKQTLPQIRRTVGMVFQHPDDQLFMPTVYDDVAFGPINMGLPTETVNKRVIAALTTVGALELKDRPPYRLSGGQKRAVAIATVLAMEPDILVMDEPTAALDPFARRQLIHLLHTFTHTKIIATHDLDMALDLCTRTIILHNGTVLADGATVEIFRNKPLLEQARLEQPLSLQKCPICSLKPE
- the metC_1 gene encoding cystathionine gamma-synthase, whose product is MRKETLLIHGAEEDATGSVSTPIYQVSTFRQHTVGQEGGYQYSRGANPTRYTLEAQIALLESGAAAFAFGSGMAALTAVFHLFRSGDHIVASRDLYGGTSRVLDKIFSRFDLTVDYVDFTNLSDIASAIRPNTKALMIETPSNPTLMVTDIRAVVALAQQHGLLTVADNTFMSPYLQRPLTLGVDIVVHSATKFIGGHSDVLAGIVVAKTDQLAEELHFIQNSTGGVLGPFDSWLLLRGLKTLGVRMDRQAQNALAVAAWLRDQPEVKQVYYLGFENHPGYQLHYSQADGAGNVISFDVGDAELAHSILAKLSLCVLADSLGGVESLINLSDKMSHGSVPKERKLQMGITPSLIRLSVGIEHSDDIIADLRQAFGR
- a CDS encoding arginine ABC transporter ATP-binding protein; its protein translation is MIEVAGLYKKFGKTNVLNDIHLTVQTGNVCAIIGPSGSGKTTLLRCLNYLEEPNAGVIRVGDFTIEVAALGHDKKMIRQLRQRTSMVFQQFNLFPHMTVLENIMEGPVIVKNVPKQQAAATARYWLKKMGLEEKESAYPGQLSGGQKQRVAIARAMAMEPEVLLLDEPTSALDPELVCDVLAALKKLVQEGVTMIVVTHEMGFAREVAHQVVFMDGGSIVETGTAQQVFNSANPRIQAFTTQFAR
- a CDS encoding cysteine ABC transporter permease gives rise to the protein MLVSREWGIVFDSFPVLLQGTFVTVYLSVLAMVGAVIVGLLVAVVRVANIKGLTQLAQLYVSFFRGTPLLVQLLMLYFGLTSFNIILDPFPAALIGLILHFGAYISEIFRATIISISTGQWEAALSLGMTYSQALRRIVLPQAARIAIPPLWNCLIDVLKSSSLASVVTVPELTRQVEEQSSAQFVFMPYFVTLALFYWVLVLVMGLVQEWLERKLRIPGGSS
- a CDS encoding amino acid ABC transporter substrate-binding protein → MKKTIFALLVVFLMTLFTVGCGSQQTATKKEEVKSANLLETVKQRGTIKVGTEGTYPPFTFKNEKGELQGFDVDIINEVAKRIGVKAEFVPTEWKAMFTGLDSERFDVIANQVSINETRLQKYDFSTPYTVSGAQIIVNKNNSNIHGIEDLKGRKVGVTQGSNWEEIAKKAGAEVQHYKGANEIFADVANGRIEASVNDRLFVAEYLLKNPNQNIKTAGKTFDESKMAFAFRKGSPELIAEVNKALKEIQSDGTYVKIAQKWFGEDVSK
- the cidA_1 gene encoding holin-like protein CidA, translated to MVYWLGNQIVQWAKIPVPGTVVGMILLFVLLSAGIVKLEYVQVATDFLLKHMLFFFVPIAVGLMNWGGLFWNNGLILAAAIVFSALVPFFAVGHLGQKLSRSKKV